The Jiangella sp. DSM 45060 genome contains the following window.
CCGGCACATGCTCGACGTCAACGAGGCGGTCGGGTTCGCGCCCATCGGCTACGAGGGCTGCTGGCAGCTCACCCCCTGACGGCGGCGGCGACGCGCTCGGCCACGGCGTGCGGCTCGGCTCCGGCCGTGTCGACGACGGTGTCGGCGGCCGGCCGCAGCCACGGCAGCGCCGCCGCATACGGCGCCAGGTGGTCCAGCCGCCACTGGCGGGCGCCGGCCTCGACGGTGTCGCCGTCGATGCGCCGCCGCAGCGTGTCGTCGTCGGCGTGCAGGAGCACGAGGTGCACCGGGAGGCCGGCCTTCTCCAGCCCCGTCCGCAGCTCCTGCCAGTACGCCTCGACCAGCACCGTCTGCGGCACCACCAGCGTGCCCCCGACGTAGGCGTGCACCTGCGCGGCGGTCTCGACGACCAGCCCGCGCCATGGTGGCCATTCCTGGAAGTCGTCGACGGGCACGGAGCCGAGCACGTGGCGCAGCATGTAGCCCACGTACTCGGAGTCGAGGATGCGGGCGTCGGGGAGCAGCGCCGTCAACTCCTTCGCCGTCGTCGTCTTGCCCGCCCCGAACGTCCCGTTCAGCCATACGATCATGCGTCCCGAAAATATCCGGTTCGCAACGGGTCTGGCCGGACGATACCCGCCTAGACTCGTGCGGGTCTGGAACTCCGATGGGGGGCCGGCCGCGCCGGCTGAGGAGTGATGGCCATGGCCATGACGCAACGCCGGCTCGGACCGCTGGTCAGCGGTCGCCGTACCAAGTGGGTCGTCCTGGTGTTCTGGCTCATCGTGCTGGGCGTCGGGTTCCCGCTGTCGGCGAAGCTCACCGGCGCGCAGGAGAACGACACCGCGTCGTGGCTGCCCGGCTCGGCGGAGTCGACCCAGGTGTTCGAGGTGCAGCAGGACGCCTTCCAGTCCGGCGAGGAACTGCCCGCCATCGTGGTCTACGAGCGGCCGGGCGGCATCACGCCCGACGACCAGGCGACGGCGGCCGCCGACGTCCAGGCGTTCGCGGACGTCGAGCACGTCAGCGGCGACATCGTCGGGCCCATCCCGTCCGAGGACGGCGAGGCGTTGCAGGTCGTCGTCCCCATCGATCCCGGCGACGGCGGCTGGTTCGCGCTCGGCGACGCCGTCGACGAGATGAACGGCATCGTCGGCGACGCACCCGACGGACTGAACGCGTACGTCGCCGGCCCGGCCGGCGTCTCCGCCGACTTCGCCGACGCGTTCGAGGGCATCGACAGCACGCTGCTCTACGCGGCGATGGGTGTCGTCATCGTCATCCTGCTGTTCTCGTACCGCAGCCCGGTGCTCTGGTTCATCCCGGTCTTCTCGGCGTTCACCGCGCTGACCGCGGCCCAGGCCGTCGTCTACCTGCTGGCCGAGTACGCCGACGTCACCGTCAACGGGCAGACCGCCGGCATCCTGCTGGTGCTGGTGTTCGGCGCCAGCACCGACTACGCGCTGCTGCTCATCGCGCGCTACCGCGAAGAGCTGCGCCGGCACGAGGACCGGCACGCGGCCATGGCGTTCGCGCTGCACCGGGCCGGTCCCGCCATCGTCGCGAGCGCCGCCACCGTCGCCGTCGGCATGCTGTGCCTGCTGGCCGCGGAGATGAACTCGACCCGCGGCATGGGCCCCGTACTGGCGATCGGCGTCATCATCGGGCTGGCGGCCATGCTGACGCTGCTACCGGCGCTGCTCGTCATCACCGGGCGGTGGGTGTTCTGGCCCCTGAAGCCGCGGTTCGGGTCGGCCGAGCCGACGGAGCGCGGGTTCTGGGCGAAGATGGGGCGCGGTATCGCGCGCCGGCCGCGCATTGTGTGGATCGGCACCTCGCTGGCCCTCGGCGCGCTGGCACTCGGGCTGCTCGGCCTCAACACCGGCGTCATCGAGAACAAGGACGCGTTCGTCGACCGGCCCGCGTCCATCACCGGTGAGGAGGCGCTGGCCCGGCACTTCCCCGCCGGCACCGGCAGCCCGGTGATCGTGGTCGCCGACGCCCCGGCGGCCGACGACGTGCGTCAGGCCTTCGAGGACACCGACGGCATCGCCGAGGTGGCCGAGCCGGTACCGCTCGGCGACCTCGCCTACATGGAGGGCACCCTCGAGGCGGCGCCGGACAGCCCAGCCGCCCAGGACACCGTCGAGGCGGTCCGCGACAGCGTGCACGCCGTCCCCGACGCGAACGCACTGGTCGGCGGCAATACCGCGATCGCCCTGGACGCGCAGGAGGCGGCCAGCCGCGACAGCGCCGTGATCATGCCGCTGGTGCTGGCCGCGGTGCTCGTCATCCTCATGATCCTGCTGCGCGCGTTCGTCGCCCCGCTGGTCCTGATCGCGACGGTCGTGTTGTCGTTCGCGGCGGCGCTCGGGCTGAGCTCGCTGATCTTCGAGCACGTGCTGGGGTTCGCCGGCGCCGACACCGCCTTCCCGCTGTTCGTCTTCGTCTTCCTGGTCGCGCTCGGGATCGACTACAACATCTTCCTCATGACCCGCGTCCACGAGGAGGCGCGCCAGCACGGCACCCGGCGCGGCGCCCTCATCGGCCTCGCCGCCACTGGCGGCGTGATCACGTCGGCCGGCCTGGTGCTGGCGGGCACGTTCGCGGTGCTGGCGACGCTGCCGGTGGTGGCGTTCGCGGAGATCGGGATCACGGTGGCGCTGGGCGTGCTGCTGGACACGCTGATCGTGCGGTCGATCCTGGTGACGGCGCTCAACCTCGACATCGGGCGGTTCATGTGGTGGCCCAGCGACCTTTACCGGCGCTCCGAGCCGCCGGCGGCGCTGGTGGCGCGGGAACCGGCTGACGTGACGGAGACGCCCCGCCCCGTGCGGTGACGGTGGCCGGTCGCCGCGGTCGCGGGCGTCAGCGGTGGCCGGCGCCCGGTCCGTCCGGCCGTCCCCTGCTACCGTTCACCGCATGTCTGCTTCGTCCGCGGCCGCTTGCGCCGCAGTGACCAGGGCGCCCCGCTAGCGGCGGGCGTTCGGCTCACACCTCTTCCTGGACGTCCAGCCGCTTCGCGATCTGACCGGAGCGGCACGTTTGTGCTGCTCGGAGCCCTTTCTGAGCGACGGAGCAGCTGATGTTTCCAAGGATCGACTCCGCACGCGCATGGCTGGTGCTGTGTGCGATGGCCATGCTGCAGTTCTTCATCGCGGTCGACGTGACCGTGGTCAACATCGCCCTGCCCGCCATCGGCGCCGGCTTCGGCGTCGACGGTCACGCCCTGACCTGGGTGGTGGTGGGGTACACGGTCACCGGGGGCGGGCTGCTGCTGCTCGGCGGCCGGCTGGCCGACCTGCTCGGACGGCGGCGCATGCTGCTGCTCGGCACCGGGCTGTTCGGCGCCGCGTCGCTGCTGGCTGGCCTGGCCCCGACGTTCGGCCTGCTGGTGGTCGCGCGGCTGCTGCAGGGCGCCGGCGAGGCCATCGCACTGCCGGCCGCGATGGCCACCATCGTCCTGATGTTCCCCGAGGGTCCCCGGCGGTCGCGGGCCCTGAGCGTGTGGGCGGCGGTGGCCAGCTGCGGTCTCGTGCTCGGGTTCGTCCTGTCCGGGATCATCACCGCCCACCTGGGGTGGCGGTGGATCTTCCTGATCGCGGTCCCGTTCATCGTGGTCGTGCTGCTGGCGGCCGTCTTCCTGGTCGACCGTGACCGGCCGGTGGCCGGGGACGCCGCGCCGCTGGACCTGCCGGGCGCGCTGCTGCTGACCGCGTGCCCGCTGCTGTTCACCTTCGGCGTGGTCGAGGCCGGTGGGTCCGGATCCGTCTGGGTGATCGCGGGGGCGCTGACCGGGGCGGTGGCCGCAGGGGCCGGGTTCGTGCGGGTCGAGGCACGCTCACGCGATCCGCTGCTGCCGCTGCGCTTCTTCGCCCACCGCACGCGGGTGGCGGCCAACCTGACCACGATGCTGCTGAGCGGGGGGTTGTCGACGTCGTTCCTGCTGTTCACCTTCTATCTGCAGGACCGGCTGGGCATCGGCCCACTGGTCGCGGGTCTGACGATGCTGCCGCTGGCCGTCTCGCTGATCGCGTTCTCCGTCCTCGTGCCCCGCCTGCTGGGCCGCTGGGGAGCACGCGCCTGCGTGCTGGCCGGCATCGGCTTCACCGCGGCCGCGATGGCCGCGATCGCGCTCGTCTCGGCCCTGGAAGCGGGAGGGACGGCGATGATCCCGGCCATGCTCCTGATCGCGGCCGGGATGGGGTTCGGCATCGTGGGACTGCAGTACGTCGCGGTCAGCGGCGTCACCGAGGACGACGCCGGGATCGCCTCGGGCATCCAGCGGGCGGCCGACCAGCTGGGCGGTGCGACCGGGGTCGCGATCTGTGTCGGGATCGGGTTCGCGCCGGCCCTGCACTCCCGCGACCCGTTCCTGGTCGCCACCCTGCTGGCCGCCGCCGGGCTCGTGGCCGGTGCGGTCGTGGCCTGGCGCCTGCCCGCGCGGGTGCCCGCACCGGACCTGCGGGAGCCGGCCGGGTAACCGCTGCAAGGATCTTGCGCAATTCTGTCGTATGCTTTCGCCCATGGCTGGACGACTGACTGAGGTGGCCGCGAAGGTCGGCGTGAGCGAGGCGACCGTGAGCCGGGTGCTGAACGGGCGCCCGGGGGTGTCCGAGGCGACCCGCGAGGCGGTCCTGACGGCGCTGGACGTGCTGGGGTACGAGCGGCCGACGAAGCTGCGGGGCGAACGGGCGCGGCTGGTGGGGCTGGTGCTGCCGGAGCTGCAGAACCCCATCTTCCCCGCGTTCGCCGACGTCGTGGGCGGGTCGCTGGCGCAGCAGGGCCTGACGCCGGTGCTGTGCACGCAGACGGTGGGCGGGGTGTCGGAGGCCGACTACATCGAACTGCTCTTCCAGCAGCAGGTGGCGGGCGTGCTGTTCGCCGGGGGGCTGTACAGCGGCCGCAACGGCGCGCACGACCACTACGCCCGCCTGATCGAGCGCAAGCTCCCGACCGTGATGGTCAACGCGGGCATCGACGAGCTGCCGTTCCCGCGGGTGAGCTGCGACGACGCGGTGGCGACGGAACAGGCGGCGGGCCATCTGCTGTCGCTGGGGCACACCCGGATCGGGCTGATCCTGGGGCCTCCGGACCACGTGCCGTCGCAGCGGAAGCTGGCCGCGGCGCACACCAGGCTGGCGGCGGCGGGCGTCGGCCTCCCGGACGACCACGTCGAGAACGCCATGCACTCCCTGGAGGGCGGCCAGGCCGCCGCCGCCCGCCTGCTCCGCCGCGGCGTCACCGCCCTCATCTGCGCCAGCGACCCCATGGCCCTCGGCGCCATCCGCGCCGCCAAGCGCGCCGGTCTGCGCGTCCCGCACGACCTCTCCGTCGTCGGCTACGACGACTCCGCGCTGATGAACTGCACCGAACCCCCGCTGACGACGGTCCGTCAGCCGATCGAGGCCATGGGCAAGGCCGCCGTCGACCTCCTGGTCGGGCTGATCAGCGGGCACCGGGTCGAGTCCGACGAGCTGCTCTTCGAGCCGGAGCTGGTGGTCAGGGGCTCGACGGCGCCACCGCCGGCACGCAACCAGACGCAGATCTAGTTATTGCAACTTTCTGTCTAACTATTGCGCGGCGATGTCGCGCTCGTTACCGTGACCGCCATGGAAATCGCGTGGTGGCGCAGCGCCGTCATCTATCAGGTGTACGTGCGCAGCTTCGCCGACGGGAACGGTGACGGCACCGGCGACCTCGCCGGCGTCCGGGCGAGGCTGCGCTACCTCGCCGACCTCGGCGTCGACGCGCTGTGGTTCAGCCCGTGGTATCCGTCGCCGATGGCGGACGGCGGCTACGACGTGGCCGACTACCGCGACATCGACCCGGCGTACGGGACGCTCGAGCAGGCCGAGCGGCTCATCGCCGAGGCGAGGGACGTCGGCCTGCGCACCATCGTCGACATCGTCCCGAACCACGTGTCCGACCAGCACGCCTGGTTCCAGGCCGCGCTCGACGCCCCGCCCGGGTCGCCGGCCCGGCAGCGGTTCTGGTTCCGGCCCGGACGTGGCCCGGGCGGAGCGGAGCCGCCGAACGACTGGAGCTCGATCTTCGGCGGCCCGGCCTGGACCCGGACGAAGAACGCCGACGGCACGCCCGGCGAGTGGTACCTGCACCTGTTCGCGCCGGAGCAGCCCGACCTCAACTGGACGCACCCGCTGGTCTGGCACGAGCACGAGCAAGTCCTGCGGTTCTGGTTCGACCGCGGCGCCGCGGGCGTGCGCATCGACTCCGCCGGGCTGCTGGCCAAGCACGCCGACCTTCCCGACGTCGACCCCGCCCACGCGCCCGGCCAGCACGTGCACACCGACCGCGACGAGGTGCACGACATCTACCGCAGCTGGCGGCGGCTGGCCGACGGCTATCCGGAGCCGCGGGCCCTGATCGGCGAGATCTGGCTGCCCGACCTCGAGCGGCTGGCCCGCTACCTGCGCCCGGGCGAGCTGCACACCGTCTTCAACTTCGACTTCCTGGTCTGCCCGTGGGAGCCGGACCGGCTGCGCGCCAGCATCGAGCGGAGCCTGCACTTCCACGACCAGGTGGACGCGCCCGCCACCTGGGTGCTGTCGAACCACGACGTCACCCGCCCGGTGACGCGCTACGGCCGGGCCGACACGTCGTTCGCGTTCGAGACGAAGCGCGCGGGCACCGCGTCGGACCTGACGCTGGGCCTGCGACGGGCGCGGGCGGCGGCGCTGCTGATGCTCGCGCTGCCCGGCTCGGCCTATGTCTACCAGGGCGAGGAGCTGGGCCTGCCGGAGGTCGAGGACATCGCGCCCGACCGCATCCAGGACCCCATGCACTTCCGCTCCGGCGGCGTCGACCCCGGCCGCGACGGCTCCCGGGTGCCGATCCCGTGGAGCGGTGCGGCGCCACCGTACGGGTTCGGCGCGACCGGCGACACCTGGCTGCCGCAGCCCACGACCTGGGCGGACCTGACGGTCGAGGCGCAGCAGCGCGACCCCGCCTCGACCCTGCGCTTGTACCGCGCCGCGCTGCGGATCCGCAAGGGCGAGCCCGCGTTCGGCGACGGCGCGCTGACCTGGCTGGACGCCCCGCCCGACGTGCTCGCGTTCCGGCGCGGCGAGGACGTCGCGTGCGTCGTCAACCTGTCGGCGGGCCCCGTCGCCCTGCCCCAGCACGAGGAGGTCCTGCTCGCCAGCGCGGACCTCGACGACGGCCGGCTCGGCTCCGACGCCGCCGTCTGGCTACGCCTGACGACCACCGACAACGGATGGAGCACGAGATGAGCAGCACACGCAGACACCTGGGCGCCGCGGCCGCGGCCGTGATGGCGTTGAGCCTGGTGGCGGCCTGCGGATCCGACGACGAGCCCGCGGCCGACGGCGGCAGCCCGGGCGGCGACGGCGGCGGCGAGCAGGTCACCATCAGCGTGAGCAACCTGCCGCCGGCGACGGAGTCGGCCACCCGCGAGGCGTTCCTCGCCCGCGTCGAGGAGTTCGAAGCGGCCAACCCGGACATCACCATCGAGCCGAGCGAGTACGAGTGGGACGTGACGACGTTCGCGGCCCAGCTCGCGGGCGGCACGCTCCCGACGACGTTCGAGTTCCCGTTCACCGACGGCCAGGCGATGATCGAGCGCGGCCAGCTGGCCGACATCACCGCCGAGGTGGAGGCGCTCCCCTACGCCGCGGAGTTCAACCCCAGCGTCCTCGAGGTCGCCCAGGACGACAGCGGCAACATCTTCGCCGTCCCGACCGCCGCGTACGGCATGGGCCTGCACTACAACCGGGCCATGTTCGAGCAGGCCGGCCTGGATCCGGACCAGCCGCCGACGAGCTGGGCCGAGGTCCGGGAGTACGCCGACGCCATCGCCGAGGCCACCGGCCAGGCCGGGTTCGCGCAGATGAGCCAGAACAACACCGGCGGCTGGATCCTGACGACGCTCACGTACGCGCTGGGCGGCCGCATGGAGGACGGCTCCGGCGACGACGTCACCGCCACGCTGGACAACGACGGCACCAAGGCGGCGCTGGAGCTGCTGCGTCAGATGCGCTGGGAGGACGACGCCATGGGCGACAACTTCCTGTTCGACTGGGGCACCATCAACCAGGCGTTCGCCGCCGGCCAGGTGGGCATGTACATCGGCGGGTCGGACGTCTACAACAGCCTGGTGACGGAGAACGGCATCGACCCGGCCGGCTACGGGCTGACGGTGCTGCCGCTGGAGGGCGGCGACGCCGGCGTTCTGGGCGGCGGGACGATCGTCGGCGTGCGGCCGGACGCCAGCGAGGCCGAGCGCGCCGCCGCGGTGAAGTGGATCGACTTCTTCTACATGAGCAAGCTGACCCAGCAGGACGCCGCACTGGCCGACGCCGAGGCGCTGGTCGCGACCGACGCGCCGCTGGGCACGCCGGCCCTGCCGATCTTCGGGGCCGAGCAGCTGGCCGAGTCCGACGCCTGGGTGGCCGACCTCGTGAACGTGCCGCTGGCGCAGATGATGCCGTTCAAGGAGAACATCCTGGACCAGCCGCTGGTGCCGGAGCCGCCGGTGCGCGCCCAGGACCTGTACGCCGAGCTGGACGCCGTCGTGCAGGCCGTGCTGACCGACGAGAACGCCGACATCGACGCCCTGCTCGAGACCGCGAACGGCAACGTCGCCGCGCTGGTCGAGGCCGGCTGAGGCACGGCACGGCCGATGGGAGGACCGAGGTGAGCGCGACCGTCCGCTGGGTCCGCGGCGGCGGGCTGAGCACGCTGCTGCTCCTGCTGCCGTTGCTGCTGGTGTTCGGCTACTTCGCCTGGTTCCCCATCGGCCGCGCCGTGGTGATGAGCTTCCAGGAGACCAACCTGGTCGCCGACCCGGCGTGGGTGGGCCTGGACAACTTCCGGCACGTCCTCGACGACCCGCTGTTCTGGACGTCGGTGCGCAACACCTTCGTCTTCACCGGGCTGGCGCTGCTGTTCGGCTACCCGGTGCCGCTGCTGCTGGCGGTCGTCATGAGCGAGCTGCGCCGCGGCCGGGGCGTCTACAGCGCGCTGGCGTACCTGCCGGTCGTGGTGCCGCCCGTGGTGGCGGTGCTGCTCTGGCGGTTCTTCTACGACGCCAGTCAGACCGGCGTCTTCAACACCATGCTGGGCTGGGTCGGCCTGGGTCCGTTCGCCTGGATCCAGGACGCGTCGACGGCGATGCCGTCGCTGGTGCTGCAGGCGACGTGGGCCAACGCCGGGGCGACGGTGCTCATCTACCTGGCCGCGCTGACGGGAGTCCGCGGCGACCTGTACGACGCGGCCGAGGTCGACGGCGCGGGGCTGTGGCGCAAGATCTGGCACGTCACGCTGCCGCAGCTGCGCGGCGTGCTGCTGATCACGTTGATCCTGCAGGTCATCGCCACGTTCCAGGTGTTCACCGAGCCGTACCTGATGACGAACGGCGGCCCGCAGAACGCCACCGTCACCGTGCTGCTGCAGATCTACAACTACGCGTTCCGGTTCGGTGACTACGGCGCCGCGACGGCACTGTCGGTGCTGCTGGCGCTGTTCCTGGCGGTGCTGTCCGCCGTCTACTTCCGGCTCACCCGGTCCTGGAGCACCACATGAGCGAGACCGTCGAGGACGAGGTCCGGGTCGCGGCGCCGGCCCCGGCCGCCCCGGCGGCGCGGACCGCCCGTCGCCCGCGGCGAGGCGCGGCCGACACCGGCGAGCGCGGCATCCTCTCCGGCTACGACCGTGGCCGCACGGGCACCCGCTGGGGCCTGCGCGTCGCCCAGGGGCTGGTGCTGGTGCTGCTGGTCGTGGCCAGTCTCGGCCCGATCCTCTGGCTGGCCCGGGCGTCGGTGAGCACCACGCAGGACACGCTGCGCACGCCGATGGCGTTCTGGCCCAGCGGCATCGACTGGGCGAACCTGTCGACGGCCTGGAACCAGGCGCAGATCAGCCACTACTTCGCCAACACCGTGTGGGTGGCGCTGGGCTCCTGGTTCGTGCAGCTGCTGGTCGCGACGACCGGCGGCTACGTGCTCGCGGTGCTGCGCCCGCGGTACGCGCCGGTGGTGTCCGCCGCTGTGCTGGCCACGCTGTTCATCCCCGGCGTCGTGGTGCTGGTGCCGCTGTTCCTGACCGTCCTCGACCTGCCGGTGGTGAACGCGTCGCTGCTCAACACGTACTGGGCGGTGTGGCTGCCGGCCGGCGCCAACGCGTTCAACGTGCTGCTGGTCAAGCGGTTCATGGACGGGCTGCCGCGCGACGTCTACGAGGCGGCCCGAATGGACGGCGCCGGCCCGCTGCGGATGCTGTGGTCGGTGGTGCTGCCGATGTCGCGGCCGATCCTCGGCGTCGTCTCGATCTTCGCCTTCCTCAACGCGTGGAAGGACTTCCTCTGGCCGCAGATCGTGCTGCCGGAGCCGACGCTGCAGCCGCTGTCGGTGCGGCTGCCGCTGATCCGCGACACCGTCGAGCTGGACGTGTTCCTGGCCGCGCTGCTGATCTCGATGGCGCTGCCGATCGCGATCTTCCTGGTGTTCCAGCGGCTGTTCCTGCGCGGCGCCGGGCTGGGCGGCGCCGTCAAGGGCTGACGGCGGCCGCCACGGCGTCACCGGCCAGGGTGACGGCGCCGACCAGCGGCGCGTCCTGGGCGAAGCGCGACACGACGACGTCGGGCCCGAACACCAGGTGGGTGCGCAGCTGCTGGGTCAGTCGTGACACGATCCGCGCGCTGGCGGTCAGGCCGCCGAACAGCACCACCCGCTCCGGGTCGAGCAGCAACGACATCGCGACGACGGCCCGCGCCAGCGCGTCGATGCGGCGGTCGACGAGGTCGCTCAGCTCCGGGCGAGCGTCGGCGACGAGCTCGGCCGCCCCGCCGTCCAGACCGTGCGCCGCCGCGAGGTCGTCCAGGACCCGCCCGCCGAAGAATGCCTCCAGGTGCTCCTCGTCCGGGTGCAGCGGTCCGGAGCCGACCAGGGTGTAGCCGATCTCCCCCGCCGCGCCGTGGTGGCCCGGCAGGACCCGGCCACCGACGACGAGCGCCGCCGCCACCCCGGTGCCCAGGCCGAGGACCAGGCCCGGATCGGCGTCGGCCAACCGGCCGTGCCGCGCCTCGGCCAGCGCGGCCGCGTTCACGTCATTCCACACGGGCACCGGCATCTCGCCGAGCCGCGCCCGCAGCGCGTCGGCCAGCCGCAGCTCACCCCAGCCCGGCACGTTCGGGGCGAGGTCGATGCCGTCGGGACGGACGACGCCCGGGGTGGCGACCCCGGCCGCCAGGAGCGGGCGGCCGGACTCCGAGACCAGCTTCTCCGCCGCGTCCAGCGCTCTGGCCAGCGCGCGTTCGGCGCCGTCTCCGGCGTGGGTGGGCAGCCGGACCCGCTCCACGATGGTGCCGTCGGGCTCGGCCAGCGCCAGCGCCATCTTGGTGCCGCCGAAGTCGATGCCCAGGATCTGTCCGGTCGAGAGAGTGCTCACGCGGCGGTCCGCTCCCGCACCACGTCGTCGAGCGTCCGCGCGGCGGCGTCCAGCCGGGACCGCAGCGCCGTCAGGTGTGCGGCGGACTCGTCCACGCGGGCCCGCAGCAGCGCTACCTGCCGCCGGACCTGCGCCGAGCCGGGGCCGTCGGCCTGCTCGCGGCGCAGCACCCGGGCGGGGTCGTTGGCGGCGGCGATGAGCTCCGTGGCCGCGTCCTCGGTGACGCCGCTCAGCCCGAGCTCCGCGGCCACCTCGAGCACCGTCGCCGTCGTCCACCGGTCGGGCGGCGACTCGCGCACCAGCCGGCCCACGACCGAGTGGGCGGCGCGGAACGGGACGCCGGACGCCGTCAGCGCGTCGCTGGCCGCCGTGGTGGTGGCGCCGGTGGCGACGATCTGCGCCGCGTCCGGCGTCGACAGCGGCTCCACCCGCGCGATCAGGCCGCCGAGCAGGCGGAAGAACCGCCGCGCGCGGTCGTTGCTGTCCCACAGCCGGGTCTGGACGTCGGTGGTCGCGTTGTTGGAGTCCTCCCACCAGGCCGCGCCGACGTTGTTGAGCACCGAGGCGGCGTCGGCCGCGGTCGCGCCGGCCATCGAGACCAGGTGCTCGACGACCACCGGGTTGCGCTTCTGCGGCATGATGCTGCTGCCCTGCGTGAACTCCGGCGGCGTGGTGATCCACTGCCAGCTCAGCCAGTCCATCAGCGTGCGCACGAACCGGGCGCCGGTGGCCAGCACCTGGGCGTTGAGCGTGGCCACGCGCATCAGGTAGTCGGCGCCGGCCACGGCCTCGTAGGAGTTCACGATCAGCCCGTCGAAGCCGAGCAGCTCCGCGACCCGCGCCGGGTCGATGTCGAGGTCGGTGCCGGCGAAGGCGC
Protein-coding sequences here:
- a CDS encoding carbohydrate ABC transporter permease, coding for MSETVEDEVRVAAPAPAAPAARTARRPRRGAADTGERGILSGYDRGRTGTRWGLRVAQGLVLVLLVVASLGPILWLARASVSTTQDTLRTPMAFWPSGIDWANLSTAWNQAQISHYFANTVWVALGSWFVQLLVATTGGYVLAVLRPRYAPVVSAAVLATLFIPGVVVLVPLFLTVLDLPVVNASLLNTYWAVWLPAGANAFNVLLVKRFMDGLPRDVYEAARMDGAGPLRMLWSVVLPMSRPILGVVSIFAFLNAWKDFLWPQIVLPEPTLQPLSVRLPLIRDTVELDVFLAALLISMALPIAIFLVFQRLFLRGAGLGGAVKG
- a CDS encoding ROK family protein produces the protein MSTLSTGQILGIDFGGTKMALALAEPDGTIVERVRLPTHAGDGAERALARALDAAEKLVSESGRPLLAAGVATPGVVRPDGIDLAPNVPGWGELRLADALRARLGEMPVPVWNDVNAAALAEARHGRLADADPGLVLGLGTGVAAALVVGGRVLPGHHGAAGEIGYTLVGSGPLHPDEEHLEAFFGGRVLDDLAAAHGLDGGAAELVADARPELSDLVDRRIDALARAVVAMSLLLDPERVVLFGGLTASARIVSRLTQQLRTHLVFGPDVVVSRFAQDAPLVGAVTLAGDAVAAAVSP
- a CDS encoding argininosuccinate lyase, with the protein product MADQALTVYQENHLSVVFDHHVTRLYGPMVEASRAHVVMLADQGLIPAGRAATLLRGLEAMRADDPATLTYDGSVEDVYFTVEKRLAAAAGIDTSELDVQLARSRNDLDQGVFRMILREQVAAVQDEVLATAGALLDAADRYADVVIVGYTHRRPAQPTTVGHALAGYGEALTGHARAYAELLDEINVSPLGSCAFAGTDLDIDPARVAELLGFDGLIVNSYEAVAGADYLMRVATLNAQVLATGARFVRTLMDWLSWQWITTPPEFTQGSSIMPQKRNPVVVEHLVSMAGATAADAASVLNNVGAAWWEDSNNATTDVQTRLWDSNDRARRFFRLLGGLIARVEPLSTPDAAQIVATGATTTAASDALTASGVPFRAAHSVVGRLVRESPPDRWTTATVLEVAAELGLSGVTEDAATELIAAANDPARVLRREQADGPGSAQVRRQVALLRARVDESAAHLTALRSRLDAAARTLDDVVRERTAA